Proteins encoded together in one uncultured Desulfosarcina sp. window:
- a CDS encoding VPLPA-CTERM sorting domain-containing protein, which translates to MKKFVVLLLAMGFIIATAGMAGASIYASSIVEGTTLHNWDGTCHGDLDVSVILGAPTNALDGTGYTGWGSGESGWITLGFDATLNDGEGDDLIVYGFGPGSGTELLVSSDNINWTSLGALGSSSPGTADVWGYDFSDFGVTSADYVKIIAGPAKFIDAVEGVYAVPVPAAVWLLGSGLIGMVGIRKRSH; encoded by the coding sequence ATGAAAAAGTTCGTTGTTTTACTGCTGGCCATGGGCTTCATCATCGCCACGGCCGGCATGGCCGGCGCATCGATTTATGCCTCGTCCATCGTGGAAGGCACTACGCTTCATAACTGGGATGGCACCTGCCATGGAGATCTGGATGTTTCGGTCATTCTGGGTGCCCCCACCAACGCTCTTGATGGCACTGGCTATACCGGATGGGGCTCCGGCGAATCCGGCTGGATCACCTTAGGATTCGACGCCACGCTCAATGATGGCGAGGGCGACGACCTCATTGTTTATGGATTCGGCCCCGGGAGCGGAACCGAGTTGCTGGTTTCCAGTGATAATATCAACTGGACGAGCCTGGGTGCACTGGGCTCATCGTCTCCCGGAACTGCAGATGTCTGGGGTTATGACTTTTCCGACTTCGGCGTCACCTCAGCCGACTATGTCAAAATTATCGCTGGCCCGGCCAAGTTCATCGATGCCGTCGAAGGCGTCTACGCCGTACCCGTACCGGCCGCCGTGTGGCTGCTGGGCTCGGGGTTGATTGGCATGGTGGGCATCCGCAAACGCAGCCATTGA
- a CDS encoding PKD domain-containing protein gives MKFMRIAKLLLLLILAAIPGLIPPAGADDFNYVQRLVSYEDLHASPAWTLTQWTGNAATLEDAVVGAPDYDPATTAGDALGWQQGYGNYVLDFGYAFTGDMTFWHFGGTDWSGVANNLVFMRVSSDGETWSDEVQLRDVTPGGGEVFEDTYLLTDFGVASARYLRIEKKSGGAKTGKFIDAVGVAPESGGENQPPSAYAGADISADPGDEVVLDASGSSDPDGQEDLYAYQWEQTEGRDVGLAAVNTSAPYFYVPADAAHGETFTFRLTVTDRSGLSDTDEVTVTAITRHPPVADAGRDQRVKYGSVVTLDASGSSDPDDDITDYLWEQTDGTAVSFEDPTAVATTFTAPNEAGQTLVFRLTVTDATGLTGQGEVQITTVDYSPVYASQVYDEEGAKNWVSRSPDRAENALGAPDYDPDNPGNQASGWDSNSGCMILLFKQAFITGDGQDLAIHNFGPGEVSVAVSVDGVTWTSLGNLPVGTAGGETLNTHKFDLDEYEIPGDPLQFVMIEKAEGGANTGRFIDAVEAYFAMEPANNNPAAVIFADGNVDPGSLVALDGTRSFDPDGDLATYAWHQTQGPDVSITDSGQATAYFNVPANTPHGTILEFCLTVGDSYGNIGTETAALTVMTNHEPVADAGSDQKIMAGKRVRLDGSGSYDPDEGDGIVQYQWEQLEGEALAFDDQAQRPLLTLPDDAAGQTLVFQLTVTDGGGLTDTDQVKLTVVDYDPAFADSVMDQYGCKSWATREADGAVNALGAPDYDREADGDQLSGWNYNNGFMALEFRKNIVNGSGADFCIYHFGPGAAEVYVGSDGSQWAGPVVLPPTAGGGGDYYTHSDFDLDDFGVSTAKFVRIVQTQSGPKTGRFIDAVEAFSMESGPDSLTVVEGSTCRAGRGATEINLIDTENDQWEWREADDSQALSDPGALTPTFVAPPVAESSTRDLNFNLFLNGDADPHYQIRYTIKDNSVSDAYLPDGAMPMETATEKRIGIVHDGTLVRLDLLSDSDPAIPELPGKPRNFIYGLIDVAQRVDKAGGQAALTIAFTTPLSTDYGWFAFNEQDGWFAFERSENDTVDGVALSSDRSQATLYVTDGGGFDDDGEVNGVVYTVTGPALAGSQDEWLDKGGGEGGCFIRVLLPWSGRQ, from the coding sequence ATGAAATTCATGCGTATCGCCAAGTTGTTGCTTCTTCTCATACTTGCCGCGATTCCGGGATTGATCCCGCCGGCCGGCGCCGACGACTTCAACTACGTCCAGCGCCTGGTTTCCTATGAGGATCTACACGCCAGCCCGGCCTGGACCCTGACCCAGTGGACCGGCAACGCGGCCACCCTGGAGGATGCCGTGGTCGGCGCCCCGGATTACGATCCGGCCACCACGGCAGGAGATGCCCTGGGGTGGCAGCAGGGGTACGGCAATTACGTGCTCGATTTCGGTTACGCCTTCACCGGGGACATGACCTTCTGGCACTTCGGAGGCACAGACTGGAGCGGGGTGGCCAACAACCTGGTTTTCATGCGGGTGAGCAGCGACGGCGAAACCTGGAGCGACGAGGTGCAACTGCGGGACGTGACGCCGGGGGGCGGCGAAGTGTTCGAAGACACCTATTTACTGACGGACTTCGGTGTGGCATCGGCGCGCTATTTGAGAATCGAAAAAAAGAGCGGCGGCGCCAAGACCGGCAAGTTCATCGATGCCGTTGGCGTGGCGCCGGAGAGCGGCGGCGAGAACCAGCCGCCATCGGCCTATGCCGGAGCCGATATCAGCGCCGATCCGGGAGACGAGGTTGTGCTGGACGCATCCGGCTCCAGCGACCCGGACGGCCAGGAGGATCTTTACGCCTACCAATGGGAACAGACGGAGGGTCGCGATGTCGGCCTGGCCGCGGTCAACACCTCGGCACCTTATTTCTACGTACCTGCCGATGCGGCCCACGGCGAAACGTTTACCTTCCGATTGACGGTCACCGACAGGTCCGGGCTCTCCGATACGGATGAAGTCACGGTTACCGCCATTACGCGGCATCCGCCGGTGGCCGATGCGGGCCGCGACCAACGGGTGAAGTATGGGTCCGTGGTCACCCTCGACGCGTCCGGTTCCAGCGATCCTGATGACGACATCACCGACTATCTTTGGGAACAGACCGACGGTACTGCGGTCTCCTTTGAGGACCCAACTGCGGTCGCAACCACCTTTACGGCTCCGAATGAAGCGGGCCAGACCCTGGTTTTTCGTCTCACGGTCACCGATGCCACCGGCCTGACCGGCCAGGGCGAAGTGCAGATCACAACGGTGGACTATTCCCCGGTTTACGCCTCACAGGTCTACGACGAAGAAGGAGCCAAAAACTGGGTGTCGCGCAGCCCGGACCGTGCCGAAAATGCGTTGGGCGCACCGGATTACGATCCTGACAATCCGGGCAATCAGGCTTCGGGATGGGACAGCAACAGCGGATGCATGATCCTGTTGTTCAAGCAAGCCTTTATAACCGGGGACGGCCAGGATCTGGCGATTCATAATTTCGGCCCCGGTGAGGTCAGCGTGGCGGTCAGCGTCGACGGCGTCACCTGGACCAGCCTGGGCAATCTGCCCGTGGGGACGGCCGGCGGGGAAACGCTCAACACCCACAAGTTCGATCTCGACGAATATGAAATCCCCGGCGACCCCCTGCAGTTCGTGATGATCGAAAAAGCCGAGGGCGGGGCCAACACCGGGCGCTTCATCGATGCGGTGGAAGCCTATTTTGCCATGGAACCGGCCAACAACAACCCTGCGGCAGTGATCTTTGCCGACGGCAATGTGGACCCGGGTAGCCTGGTTGCCCTGGACGGCACGCGCTCCTTCGATCCCGACGGAGATCTGGCCACCTATGCATGGCATCAAACCCAGGGGCCGGATGTGTCGATTACGGACAGCGGCCAGGCCACGGCCTATTTCAACGTTCCCGCGAACACGCCCCACGGAACCATTCTCGAATTTTGCCTGACCGTCGGCGACAGTTATGGGAACATTGGCACCGAAACCGCAGCCCTGACCGTCATGACCAACCATGAACCCGTGGCGGACGCCGGCAGCGACCAAAAAATCATGGCCGGCAAGCGGGTGCGACTGGATGGCTCCGGGTCCTACGACCCCGATGAGGGGGACGGCATCGTCCAATACCAATGGGAACAATTGGAAGGCGAGGCCCTGGCGTTCGACGACCAGGCCCAGCGGCCCCTGTTGACCTTGCCGGACGATGCCGCCGGCCAGACCCTGGTCTTTCAACTGACCGTGACCGACGGAGGCGGGCTGACAGACACGGACCAGGTTAAGCTGACGGTTGTCGATTACGACCCGGCGTTCGCCGATTCGGTGATGGACCAGTACGGCTGTAAATCATGGGCCACCCGCGAGGCGGACGGCGCCGTAAACGCCCTGGGGGCGCCGGATTACGATCGCGAAGCGGATGGCGACCAACTGTCCGGGTGGAATTACAACAATGGATTCATGGCCCTGGAGTTCAGGAAAAACATCGTCAATGGAAGCGGCGCCGATTTTTGCATCTATCATTTCGGCCCCGGTGCCGCCGAGGTGTACGTCGGTTCCGACGGCAGCCAGTGGGCGGGTCCCGTGGTGCTGCCCCCCACGGCCGGCGGTGGAGGGGACTACTATACCCACAGCGACTTCGATCTTGACGATTTCGGCGTTTCCACAGCCAAGTTCGTGCGTATCGTACAAACCCAATCCGGCCCCAAGACCGGACGTTTCATCGATGCGGTGGAGGCCTTCTCCATGGAGAGCGGACCGGACAGCCTGACCGTGGTGGAAGGCAGCACCTGCCGGGCCGGCCGAGGCGCAACGGAAATCAATCTCATCGACACGGAAAACGACCAATGGGAGTGGCGCGAGGCTGACGATTCGCAGGCGCTCTCGGATCCGGGAGCCCTGACACCCACCTTCGTGGCGCCGCCGGTTGCCGAAAGCAGCACACGGGATTTGAATTTCAATCTCTTTCTCAACGGCGATGCCGATCCCCATTACCAGATCCGTTATACCATCAAGGATAACAGTGTCAGTGATGCCTATCTTCCCGATGGGGCCATGCCCATGGAAACCGCCACGGAGAAAAGGATCGGCATTGTTCATGACGGCACGCTTGTTCGCCTGGACCTTCTTTCCGATAGCGATCCGGCCATCCCGGAATTGCCCGGCAAGCCCCGTAACTTCATCTACGGGCTGATCGATGTGGCCCAGCGGGTTGACAAGGCGGGCGGACAGGCCGCCCTGACGATCGCCTTCACCACGCCCCTGTCCACCGATTACGGGTGGTTTGCCTTCAATGAACAGGACGGGTGGTTTGCCTTCGAACGTTCAGAGAACGATACCGTCGATGGTGTCGCATTAAGTTCGGATCGAAGCCAGGCCACACTTTACGTCACCGACGGCGGCGGCTTCGACGACGACGGCGAGGTCAACGGCGTTGTTTACACCGTCACCGGCCCGGCCCTTGCCGGCAGCCAGGACGAGTGGCTGGACAAGGGCGGCGGCGAGGGAGGATGTTTCATCCGCGTTTTACTGCCTTGGTCAGGCCGGCAATAA
- a CDS encoding TonB-dependent receptor, with product MMIRLCALLILLLCVPCSSLQAEDETRPYRLEDVVVTAPTGEDTMDLPASTTVITRTQIEQLPAREIDDVLKHAAGVQLYQPWGIFGPDSRPTLRGFSQSRATLFMKDGMPMNRVICGGAKTNEFPLEMVEEIMIGRGMNASVMGTSAMAGVINIEGKTPGEKTEAQIKGTYGTYNTSSIDGGISARLTSKLGLLAGYHHFDTDGYQSWSDDWVASRIEEWSQLDAKGENTVANFKEAIQDKQIRTSQASSGRLVFSPNGISGKTHFSLDASSWNNDVHNSMRFSDNHQDRFRTALTLKHNGKIDVRAGIFYLDEKFSFERPFTPTPSSFNLADSRYYYRVKGQESRIPLKDYAASANLAFPFGRYQRLVMAGHLRFGTIENEIHSLNPDIGEMRKSDLMQGKQITGEATLRDEITFDRLTLSLGLQYQWMRVYDAFYEDTSILEEYDDRTDDRFNPKFGLVYRLSESLALRGSVARSSNSPSLMSMFGIFEQPPGRERIGNPLLESESAIGYEAGLELHPSQRFMFGLTGFYNDLYDWMESTEARADLPDQDLKENAVLWQNVDRATTAGMEIETNWMPLDGLKLFANYTYTHTRIDQFEENEIRYKYHTATTTHNKEKEGNQLAGQPRHSANAGFVCAIPRWVDVSVTARYVGERYYDVENTVELDAYTTVDLKFSRSFGRHVKASLSVNNLFDETWQDDEQHVPPGRMVFAGVKISY from the coding sequence ATGATGATACGCCTATGCGCGCTTTTGATCCTTCTGCTTTGCGTTCCCTGTTCATCGCTTCAAGCCGAAGACGAAACCCGGCCCTATCGGTTGGAAGATGTGGTGGTCACGGCCCCGACCGGGGAAGACACCATGGACCTTCCGGCCAGCACCACCGTCATCACCCGCACGCAGATCGAACAGCTTCCCGCCCGGGAGATCGACGACGTGCTGAAACACGCCGCAGGGGTTCAGCTATATCAGCCCTGGGGAATTTTCGGGCCGGACAGCCGGCCGACGCTGCGCGGGTTTTCCCAATCCCGCGCAACGTTGTTCATGAAGGACGGCATGCCCATGAACCGGGTAATCTGCGGGGGCGCCAAGACCAACGAGTTTCCCCTCGAAATGGTGGAGGAAATCATGATCGGCCGGGGCATGAATGCCTCGGTAATGGGAACCTCGGCCATGGCGGGCGTCATCAATATCGAAGGCAAGACCCCCGGTGAGAAAACCGAGGCCCAGATCAAAGGCACCTACGGCACCTATAACACCTCGAGCATCGATGGCGGAATTTCGGCCCGGCTGACCTCCAAGTTGGGACTTTTGGCCGGCTACCATCATTTCGACACCGACGGTTACCAGAGTTGGAGCGACGACTGGGTGGCTTCCAGAATCGAAGAGTGGAGCCAGCTTGACGCCAAGGGGGAGAATACCGTCGCCAATTTCAAGGAGGCCATACAAGACAAGCAGATCCGCACCAGCCAAGCATCCAGCGGCCGCCTGGTTTTTTCACCGAACGGGATCTCCGGCAAAACCCACTTCTCTTTGGACGCCTCCTCCTGGAACAACGATGTGCATAACAGCATGCGCTTCAGCGACAACCACCAGGATCGTTTCCGCACGGCCCTGACGCTGAAGCATAACGGCAAAATCGATGTTCGGGCAGGGATTTTCTACCTGGACGAAAAGTTCTCCTTCGAGCGTCCCTTCACCCCCACCCCGTCTTCCTTCAATCTGGCCGACTCCCGCTACTACTACCGGGTCAAGGGCCAGGAAAGCCGTATCCCGCTTAAGGATTATGCGGCTTCGGCCAACCTGGCCTTTCCCTTCGGCCGGTACCAGCGACTGGTCATGGCCGGCCACCTGCGCTTCGGCACCATCGAAAACGAAATCCATTCGCTCAACCCGGACATCGGAGAAATGCGCAAGAGCGATCTCATGCAGGGCAAACAGATCACCGGCGAGGCAACGCTGCGGGACGAGATTACCTTCGACCGCCTGACCTTGAGCCTGGGGCTTCAGTACCAGTGGATGCGGGTCTACGACGCCTTTTACGAGGATACGTCCATCCTGGAAGAATACGACGACCGCACCGACGACCGGTTCAATCCCAAATTCGGGCTGGTCTACCGGCTTTCCGAAAGCCTGGCCCTACGCGGTTCCGTGGCGCGTTCCAGTAATTCACCGTCCCTGATGTCCATGTTCGGCATTTTCGAACAACCGCCGGGGCGCGAGCGCATCGGCAATCCACTGCTGGAATCCGAGTCCGCCATCGGCTATGAAGCCGGCCTGGAACTCCACCCCTCGCAGCGTTTCATGTTCGGACTGACCGGATTCTACAACGATCTCTACGACTGGATGGAAAGCACCGAAGCCAGGGCCGACCTTCCCGACCAGGACCTTAAGGAAAACGCCGTACTCTGGCAAAACGTGGACCGTGCCACGACCGCCGGCATGGAGATCGAAACGAATTGGATGCCCCTTGACGGGCTGAAACTCTTTGCCAATTACACGTACACCCACACCCGCATCGACCAATTCGAGGAAAACGAGATTCGCTACAAGTATCACACCGCCACGACCACCCATAACAAGGAAAAGGAGGGTAACCAGCTGGCTGGCCAGCCCCGCCACAGCGCCAATGCCGGCTTCGTCTGTGCCATCCCGCGCTGGGTGGACGTTTCGGTGACCGCCCGCTATGTGGGCGAGCGCTATTACGACGTGGAAAACACCGTCGAACTGGATGCCTACACCACCGTGGACCTGAAGTTCTCCCGCTCCTTCGGCCGCCATGTCAAGGCATCGCTCAGCGTCAACAATCTGTTCGATGAAACGTGGCAGGACGACGAACAGCATGTTCCTCCCGGCAGGATGGTGTTTGCCGGTGTGAAAATCAGTTATTAA
- a CDS encoding PEP-CTERM sorting domain-containing protein (PEP-CTERM proteins occur, often in large numbers, in the proteomes of bacteria that also encode an exosortase, a predicted intramembrane cysteine proteinase. The presence of a PEP-CTERM domain at a protein's C-terminus predicts cleavage within the sorting domain, followed by covalent anchoring to some some component of the (usually Gram-negative) cell surface. Many PEP-CTERM proteins exhibit an unusual sequence composition that includes large numbers of potential glycosylation sites. Expression of one such protein has been shown restore the ability of a bacterium to form floc, a type of biofilm.): MKMKKAVLLLTALALILGFGGPAAADYIYVQSLTSYQDENASWPLTTWTGNAASLEEAIIGAPDYDPVNGTGDVLGWQQGYGNFVLDFGSLLSGELDITFWHFGGIKGGVAKELISFSVSEDGANWSSSVLLEDVLAGGETLFETTYDLFDTFGVNALRYLKVEKTSGGAGTGKFIDAVGVSAVPVPGAVWLMGSGLLGLIGLRRKKV; encoded by the coding sequence ATGAAAATGAAAAAAGCAGTTCTGTTGTTAACAGCCCTGGCCCTGATCTTAGGCTTCGGCGGACCGGCCGCAGCGGATTACATCTATGTGCAGAGTTTGACATCCTACCAGGATGAGAATGCGTCCTGGCCGTTAACGACATGGACAGGCAATGCCGCCAGTCTGGAAGAGGCCATTATCGGTGCCCCGGATTACGATCCGGTCAATGGAACCGGTGACGTCCTGGGCTGGCAGCAGGGCTATGGCAACTTCGTGTTGGACTTCGGCAGCCTACTCAGCGGCGAGCTGGATATTACCTTCTGGCATTTCGGCGGCATTAAAGGGGGCGTTGCCAAGGAGCTGATTAGCTTTTCCGTCAGTGAAGACGGAGCCAACTGGAGCAGCAGTGTGCTGTTGGAAGATGTTCTGGCGGGCGGCGAGACCCTGTTTGAAACCACTTATGATCTATTCGACACGTTCGGTGTAAACGCACTGCGTTACCTGAAAGTGGAAAAAACCAGCGGCGGTGCCGGAACCGGCAAGTTCATCGATGCCGTGGGTGTCAGCGCGGTTCCCGTGCCTGGAGCAGTCTGGCTGATGGGTTCGGGGCTTCTGGGGCTGATCGGTTTGCGGCGTAAAAAAGTGTAA
- a CDS encoding C1 family peptidase, whose translation MPHPKWKTCVIVICLLLAGGPATAGELSEQEGQNKQIESMRLDIERAGYGFQVDAEALAAGGRENLNGYISPPEAEKESYMSSSIAAAEAVAEATALELPKRWNWMDHDGVTAIKNQRPAGTCWAFSTVAPLECNILIHDGVEEDISEQYLVSCNNDGLGCNTGGWAVHKYFSSIPPGEAACDGESGAVLEEDFPYQCGEDAYTPDCAGSTREPLPRPYVIEGFAYVDETVATIKEAIFKYGPISASVAVDPYFSAYAGGVFNRDYDSFTNHAISLVGWDDTQGENGVWYLRNSWSDEWGEDGYMRIEYNCSRVGEDPAYVVYSGGVMSSNGLVALDDEGYSCSATVGIVLRDSDLADDGVCDVVLATDGGDAETVTLSQTDGTGNFWWSVATVEGIGNPGDGVLQVASGETVTASYVDADDGRGSTDVTKTYTAYIDCLSPDFDGLASAEGENGYVGLAWSEADDPHGPIKYNVYRNDTREDSVGGLIATTTETEYRDYTVDPGQTYFYVVRALDGLGNEEDNRQTHSAAALAAFNLQRASVHGDGTEADGRSAYPAVSADGRYVVFESSATNLVDDDTNGRKDIFVYDRETASVEIVSLASDGTRADANSGNPCISGNGRYVAFESTATNLVGDDANGRKDIFVYDRETASVEIASLASDGTQGTGSSAAPGISGDGRYVAFHSFAADLVEDDTNGTADVFVHDRQTGLTVRVSITDDGEEVDGASTCPSIDADGRYVVFESSATNLVDNDTNASKDVFIYDCRERIVERVSHSTSGTEGDGTSCDAAISADGLFVAFESSATNLVSDDLNGKNDIFVFDCDAATIERVSVSNAGVQGIVASDNPAISGDGRYVVFESDASNLVPRDTNGASDIFVFDRTAGTVIQMSMGADGALGDGDSTTPAISADGRHVCFASAAANLVSEDTNAANDIFVVGPLSSDDTDGDGILDDGDLSGITGDLACGDGMSVVCDDNCRATANPTQADTDGDGYGNACDCDLDNDGVVNRSDYVLFRAYYGSDEALADFDGDGSVGRSDYLILRGRWGTSAPFE comes from the coding sequence ATGCCTCACCCGAAATGGAAGACCTGCGTCATCGTTATTTGTCTGCTCCTGGCCGGCGGGCCGGCAACAGCCGGGGAACTATCGGAGCAGGAAGGGCAAAATAAGCAAATCGAAAGCATGCGTCTGGACATCGAGCGCGCCGGCTACGGATTCCAGGTGGATGCCGAGGCCCTGGCCGCCGGTGGCCGGGAGAACCTGAATGGATACATCTCGCCGCCCGAAGCCGAAAAAGAAAGCTATATGAGCAGCAGCATCGCCGCTGCCGAAGCAGTCGCGGAAGCCACCGCCCTGGAATTGCCCAAGCGTTGGAACTGGATGGACCACGACGGTGTTACGGCCATCAAGAACCAGCGCCCCGCCGGAACCTGCTGGGCCTTTTCCACCGTGGCCCCCCTGGAGTGCAATATTCTCATCCACGACGGTGTGGAGGAGGACATTTCCGAGCAGTACCTGGTCTCCTGCAACAACGACGGGCTGGGCTGCAACACCGGAGGGTGGGCCGTGCATAAGTATTTCAGCAGCATCCCTCCGGGTGAAGCGGCCTGCGACGGCGAGTCCGGAGCGGTTTTGGAAGAAGACTTCCCCTACCAGTGCGGTGAAGACGCCTACACCCCGGATTGCGCCGGAAGTACCCGCGAGCCCCTGCCGCGCCCCTATGTAATCGAAGGCTTCGCCTATGTGGACGAAACCGTGGCGACCATCAAGGAGGCCATCTTCAAATACGGCCCCATCTCGGCTTCCGTGGCCGTGGACCCCTATTTCAGCGCTTATGCGGGCGGTGTTTTCAACCGGGACTACGATTCCTTCACCAACCATGCCATCAGCCTGGTGGGCTGGGACGACACCCAGGGGGAAAACGGCGTGTGGTACCTGCGCAATTCCTGGAGCGACGAATGGGGCGAAGACGGCTATATGCGCATCGAATACAACTGCAGCCGGGTGGGCGAAGACCCGGCCTACGTGGTCTACAGCGGCGGTGTCATGTCGTCCAACGGCCTCGTCGCCCTGGACGATGAAGGCTACTCCTGCTCCGCGACCGTGGGAATCGTTCTGCGCGACAGCGACCTGGCAGACGACGGCGTCTGCGATGTGGTTCTTGCCACGGACGGGGGCGATGCGGAAACCGTTACCTTGAGCCAAACCGACGGCACGGGCAATTTCTGGTGGAGCGTGGCCACGGTCGAAGGAATCGGGAATCCCGGTGACGGGGTTCTCCAGGTGGCCTCCGGTGAAACCGTCACCGCCAGCTATGTCGATGCCGACGACGGCCGGGGAAGCACCGACGTAACCAAGACATATACGGCCTATATCGACTGCCTCTCCCCCGACTTCGACGGCCTGGCATCGGCCGAAGGCGAGAACGGATATGTGGGCCTGGCATGGAGCGAGGCGGACGATCCCCACGGCCCGATCAAGTATAACGTCTACCGGAACGATACCCGGGAGGATTCCGTTGGCGGCCTGATCGCCACCACCACCGAGACGGAATACCGGGACTATACGGTCGATCCCGGCCAGACCTACTTTTATGTGGTGCGTGCGCTGGACGGCCTGGGCAACGAAGAGGACAACCGCCAGACCCACAGTGCCGCAGCACTGGCGGCTTTCAACCTGCAGCGGGCCAGCGTTCATGGCGACGGCACCGAAGCCGACGGCCGGAGCGCCTACCCGGCGGTCAGCGCGGATGGCCGTTATGTGGTCTTTGAATCCTCTGCGACCAACCTGGTGGACGACGACACCAACGGCCGCAAGGATATCTTCGTCTATGACCGGGAAACCGCGTCCGTGGAGATTGTCAGTCTGGCAAGCGATGGAACCCGGGCAGACGCCAATAGCGGCAATCCCTGCATAAGCGGGAACGGCCGTTATGTAGCCTTCGAATCCACGGCGACGAATCTGGTGGGTGATGACGCCAACGGCCGCAAGGACATTTTCGTCTATGACCGGGAAACCGCGTCCGTGGAGATTGCCAGTCTGGCGAGTGACGGAACCCAGGGAACCGGCAGCAGTGCCGCTCCCGGCATCAGCGGGGACGGCCGCTACGTGGCGTTTCACTCCTTTGCCGCCGACCTGGTGGAAGACGACACCAACGGCACGGCAGATGTGTTTGTCCATGACCGCCAGACGGGCCTCACTGTTCGCGTGAGCATCACCGACGACGGCGAGGAGGTCGACGGCGCCAGCACCTGCCCGTCTATAGACGCCGATGGCCGCTACGTGGTCTTCGAGTCCTCGGCCACCAATCTGGTCGACAATGACACCAATGCCAGCAAGGATGTCTTCATTTATGACTGCCGGGAACGGATCGTGGAGCGGGTCAGCCATTCCACCTCGGGGACCGAGGGGGACGGAACCAGTTGCGATGCCGCCATCAGCGCGGACGGGCTGTTCGTTGCCTTCGAATCCTCGGCCACCAATCTGGTGTCCGATGACCTCAACGGCAAAAACGACATCTTCGTCTTCGACTGCGACGCGGCCACTATTGAAAGGGTCAGTGTGTCCAATGCCGGTGTCCAGGGCATCGTTGCCAGCGACAATCCCGCTATCAGCGGCGACGGCCGCTATGTCGTTTTCGAGTCGGACGCTTCCAATCTGGTTCCCCGGGATACCAACGGAGCGAGTGATATTTTCGTCTTCGACCGGACGGCGGGAACCGTAATCCAGATGAGTATGGGTGCGGACGGTGCTTTGGGCGACGGGGACAGCACGACCCCGGCGATCAGCGCAGACGGCCGGCATGTCTGTTTCGCGTCGGCGGCAGCCAATCTGGTATCCGAAGACACCAACGCAGCCAATGACATCTTTGTGGTCGGCCCCCTGTCTTCCGACGACACCGATGGCGACGGCATTTTGGATGACGGCGACCTGAGCGGAATCACGGGCGACCTCGCCTGCGGGGACGGAATGAGCGTCGTTTGCGACGACAATTGCCGGGCAACGGCCAACCCCACCCAGGCGGATACCGATGGCGACGGCTACGGCAACGCCTGCGACTGTGACCTGGATAATGACGGCGTGGTCAACCGCAGCGACTATGTTCTTTTTCGCGCCTATTACGGCTCGGATGAGGCCCTGGCCGACTTCGACGGCGACGGCAGTGTGGGACGCTCGGATTATCTGATCCTGCGCGGCCGCTGGGGAACTTCGGCACCTTTTGAATAG